A single Acidaminococcus sp. DNA region contains:
- a CDS encoding rRNA pseudouridine synthase — protein sequence MEEKMERLQKVMAANGVASRRECEKIILAGRVKVNGKIVTELGTKVGPDAVITIDGKGLHHSHKRYILLYKPVGVVTTMKDPRGRKTVADLTAALKERVYPVGRLDFMTEGLLLMTNDGALAQRMTHPSYHVNKTYEVIVKGKVPEEKLDLLRLGIPLEDGLTAPAIVEIKHYDEAKDLTTFHVTIHEGRNRQVRRMCEFIGYPVRHLKRVQVGMLTLRGMKRGEFRDLTQEEVDGLWKLVKHHE from the coding sequence ATGGAAGAAAAAATGGAACGGCTGCAGAAAGTCATGGCAGCCAACGGGGTAGCGTCCCGGCGGGAGTGCGAAAAAATTATTCTGGCCGGACGCGTCAAAGTCAACGGAAAGATTGTAACGGAGCTGGGAACCAAGGTAGGACCCGATGCTGTCATCACAATTGACGGCAAGGGCCTGCATCATTCTCACAAAAGATATATATTGCTGTATAAACCTGTCGGCGTGGTCACGACCATGAAAGATCCGCGCGGCAGAAAAACGGTAGCGGATCTGACCGCTGCCTTAAAGGAACGCGTGTATCCGGTGGGACGGCTCGACTTTATGACGGAGGGCCTTCTCCTCATGACCAACGATGGTGCCCTTGCGCAGCGGATGACGCATCCGAGCTATCACGTCAATAAGACGTATGAAGTCATCGTCAAGGGCAAAGTACCGGAAGAAAAGCTCGACCTCCTGCGGCTCGGCATTCCCCTGGAAGACGGGCTTACGGCTCCTGCCATTGTGGAAATCAAACATTACGACGAAGCTAAAGATCTGACAACGTTTCATGTAACGATACATGAAGGAAGAAACCGCCAGGTGCGCCGCATGTGTGAGTTCATCGGCTATCCTGTGCGTCATTTAAAACGCGTACAGGTAGGCATGCTGACGCTTAGAGGCATGAAGCGCGGAGAGTTTAGGGATCTGACGCAGGAAGAAGTCGATGGGTTATGGAAACTGGTGAAGCATCATGAGTAA